In Desulfovibrionales bacterium, one genomic interval encodes:
- a CDS encoding Hsp20/alpha crystallin family protein, translating to MFELTPWKPFKELGDLRREMDRMWDTFFLRGPELEPISREWSPSLDVSETKDNITVKAEVPGMDAKDIDISLSGDVLTIKGEKKQEKEEKGENFHRIESCYGAFSRSIRLPVPVKSEEIKASYKKGVLRITLPKKEEVKPKQITVKAE from the coding sequence ATGTTTGAATTGACCCCTTGGAAACCATTTAAAGAATTGGGTGACCTACGAAGAGAAATGGATCGCATGTGGGATACCTTTTTCTTACGGGGACCCGAACTCGAACCCATATCGAGGGAATGGAGTCCTTCACTCGACGTCTCCGAAACGAAAGATAACATTACCGTCAAGGCTGAAGTTCCGGGGATGGATGCCAAAGATATTGACATCTCATTGTCAGGTGATGTCCTCACTATTAAGGGAGAAAAGAAACAAGAAAAGGAGGAAAAAGGAGAAAACTTCCACCGTATCGAATCTTGTTACGGGGCATTTTCCCGCTCTATACGGCTCCCTGTTCCGGTTAAAAGCGAAGAGATCAAGGCCAGCTATAAAAAGGGGGTTCTCCGGATTACATTGCCCAAGAAGGAAGAGGTAAAACCCAAACAGATTACTGTCAAGGCAGAATAA